A genomic window from Salvelinus alpinus chromosome 10, SLU_Salpinus.1, whole genome shotgun sequence includes:
- the LOC139531350 gene encoding transmembrane protein 236-like gives MASGRTLKFALCEVLQFAGLCVPLFIVMQRFALIVARVKSVSQPPGDASTAYWLTVASSIAYVTSAALLVWVPMKYMVFTNKKFLVGRKKWRPVALVYLTLSTLPCFAFLIASSEVQINNSIRQDTFAELPVSLVLFSLICIDIVERIRHSRLTGHANELARDAEIPSTVVTNVTPVTPVNPENPAAPVTPAVPGQPTQPGQPGSPNGQDQNRAGSQPEANWTLQGMPSNQIQGRQFSMSGLSSRSACSARSASMSADHGVSPYAYTGPLRFLCATDARAEVFVDSFLFWMDTVEMVRVAGHPAVYYSGWVFPIYIFSYLSCLRLVVMPHSPLLSLLGVALQDLPFLFVRIGLIAFFGFVTPLLYLMKNLLVCLAFIYFNFMTKLRVFNTERMF, from the exons ATGGCCTCGGGGAGGACGCTGAAGTTCGCCCTGTGCGAGGTGCTGCAGTTCGCAGGCCTGTGCGTGCCGCTCTTCATCGTCATGCAGAGGTTCGCCCTCATTGTAGCGCGGGTCAAGAGCGTGTCGCAGCCGCCCGGCGACGCAAGCACCGCCTACTGGCTCACCGTGGCCTCCTCCATCGCCTATGTCACCTCTGCTGCCCTGCTGGTCTGGGTACCCATGAAGTACATGGTATTCACGAATAAGAAGTTTCTTGTCGGGAGGAAGAAGTG gaggCCGGTGGCCCTGGTCTATTTGACACTTTCCACATTACCCTGCTTTGCCTTTCTCATCGCCAGCTCAGAG GTGCAGATCAATAACAGTATAAGACAGGATACGTTTGCAGAGCTCCCCGTGTCGTTGGTGCTCTTCTCTCTCATCTGCATCGATATTGTGGAGAGGATCCGCCACAGTCGACTCACTGGACACG CTAACGAATTGGCCCGAGATGCTGAGATCCCTTCCACTGTCGTCACGAACGTAACCCCAGTGACACCGGTAAACCCAGAAAACCCTGCTGCACCCGTAACGCCAGCTGTGCCCGGGCAACCTACACAACCAGGGCAACCTGGTAGTCCAAATGGGCAGGACCAGAACAGGGCGGGGTCTCAACCAGAGGCCAATTGGACACTCCAGGGGATGCCAAGTAACCAGATACAAGGCAGACAGTTCAGCATGTCAGGCCTGAGCTCGCGCTCGGCATGCTCTGCACGCTCGGCCAGCATGTCCGCGGACCACGGCGTCTCACCATATGCCTACACAGGCCCGTTGCGCTTCTTGTGTGCCACCGATGCCAGAGCCGAAGTGTTTGTGGACAGCTTTCTGTTTTGGATGGACACGGTGGAGATGGTGAGGGTGGCAGGGCACCCGGCGGTCTACTACTCTGGCTGGGTGTTCCCTATCTACATCTTCAGCTACCTGTCGTGCCTGCGGCTGGTAGTCATGCCCCACAGTCCCCTGCTGTCGTTGCTAGGCGTGGCCCTGCAGGATCTGCCTTTCCTGTTTGTGCGTATCGGCCTCATTGCCTTCTTCGGCTTTGTAACGCCACTCCTCTACCTGATGAAGAACTTGCTCGTTTGTCTGGCATTCATCTACTTCAACTTCATGACCAAGCTGAGGGTCTTCAACACCGAGAGGATGTTCTGA